One genomic window of Quercus robur chromosome 6, dhQueRobu3.1, whole genome shotgun sequence includes the following:
- the LOC126689473 gene encoding non-specific lipid transfer protein GPI-anchored 5-like gives MALRGIDMGLALILVSMLWARAAAQSGCTNVLIGMAPCLNYVSGSSSTPSTSCCSQLASVVQSQPQCLCTVLNGGGASLGVTINQTLALGLPAACNVQTPPVSKCNAANGPTTSPVGSPEGSPSDSSTSSSTSGAGSKTVPSTGENSSNGAIIEMPLQLIFLFIFLAAYGSTCSSF, from the exons ATGGCCTTAAGAGGGATTGATATGGGTCTAGCCTTGATCCTAGTGAGCATGCTTTGGGCAAGAGCCGCTGCTCAATCAGGTTGCACCAATGTGCTTATTGGCATGGCTCCATGCCTTAACTATGTCAGTGGGAGCTCCTCAACCCCATCTACTTCATGTTGCTCACAACTCGCTAGTGTTGTACAATCACAGCCACAATGCCTTTGCACAGTACTTAATGGTGGTGGTGCATCACTGGGTGTTACAATCAATCAAACACTTGCCCTTGGGCTCCCAGCCGCTTGTAATGTGCAAACTCCACCTGTCAGCAAGTGCAATG CTGCTAATGGACCCACAACATCACCAGTTGGTTCACCAGAAGGCTCACCTAGTGACTCTTCAACTAGCTCATCAACATCAG GAGCTGGATCTAAAACAGTTCCATCGACTGGTGAAAATTCTTCTAATGGCGCTATCATAGAGATGCCCCTTCAGCTCATCTTCCTGTTCATCTTCTTGGCTGCATATGGTTCAACTTGTAGCAGCTTCTGA
- the LOC126689474 gene encoding non-specific lipid transfer protein GPI-anchored 20 has translation MAFPSFVPMLAMIVVLIIPVYGQINSPCSASMISSFSPCMGFVTNSSANGTSPTAACCNSLKSLTSGGMGCLCLILTGNVPFQIPINRTMAISLPSACNMAGVPVQCKASASPLPAPGPISLAPTPLPEASSPSPKASSVTEPPTSPALAPEADTTPLLTPPSTTSSEAPTATTGSRPVLTPSSAMPSHSLSSSLLLFALGLFVMSYC, from the exons ATGGCTTTCCCTAGTTTTGTTCCAATGTTGGCAATGATTGTGGTCTTGATTATTCCAGTTTATGGGCAAATCAATAGCCCATGCAGTGCTTCAATGATTTCTAGCTTCAGTCCTTGCATGGGTTTTGTAACAAATAGCAGTGCCAATGGTACCTCACCAACTGCTGCCTGTTGCAACTCTCTAAAGTCCCTCACAAGTGGTGGCATGGGTTGTTTGTGCCTCATTCTAACTGGAAATGTTCCCTTCCAAATACCCATTAACAGGACCATGGCCATTTCTCTTCCTAGTGCTTGTAACATGGCTGGTGTCCCTGTCCAATGCAAAG CCTCTGCTTCACCACTTCCTGCTCCAG GTCCTATCTCACTTGCGCCAACACCTCTTCCTGAAGCCTCTTCTCCTAGTCCTAAAG CTTCTTCTGTCACAGAACCACCCACATCGCCTGCTCTGGCACCGGAAGCTGACACAACACCACTTTTAACACCTCCATCTACAACAAGTTCTGAAGCTCCAACTGCTACTACTGGGAGCCGTCCGGTTCTGACCCCATCTTCTGCCATGCCCTCTCACAGTCTCTCATCATCTCTTCTGCTATTTGCATTAGGACTGTTTGTTATGAGCTACTGCTAG